In Devosia chinhatensis, the following are encoded in one genomic region:
- a CDS encoding GntR family transcriptional regulator: MFGDGPVVLPVGGPLYLQLKRWIEDAIRRGTINPGDALPSERDLALRADVSRVTVRKAVQQLVQDGVLVQRHGSGTFVAPETPRVEQSLSQLTSFTEDMARRGMSVRSQWLDRGLYAASPEETMVLGLGSDERAARISRLRLTGDMPLAIERASLSSTILPDPAALGDSLYEHLDRFGVRPVRAIQRIRAANIAEDDASRLQVPVGSAGLHIERISYLATGRVIEFTRSIYRGDTYDFVAELRLGDPSAGAKS; encoded by the coding sequence ATGTTTGGAGATGGTCCCGTGGTGCTGCCGGTCGGCGGCCCGCTCTATCTTCAACTTAAGCGCTGGATCGAAGATGCCATAAGGCGCGGCACGATCAATCCCGGCGACGCCTTGCCCTCCGAACGCGATCTGGCCCTGCGAGCGGACGTGTCCCGCGTCACAGTGCGCAAGGCCGTCCAGCAATTGGTCCAGGACGGTGTGCTGGTGCAGCGGCATGGGTCGGGCACGTTCGTTGCCCCGGAAACCCCGCGCGTCGAACAATCGCTGTCGCAGCTGACCTCGTTCACCGAGGACATGGCGCGCCGTGGCATGTCGGTGCGCTCGCAATGGCTTGATCGGGGACTTTACGCAGCGTCCCCCGAAGAAACCATGGTGCTGGGGCTCGGATCTGACGAAAGAGCGGCACGGATTTCGCGCCTTCGTTTGACGGGCGACATGCCGCTGGCTATCGAGCGCGCCAGCCTCTCGTCAACCATTCTGCCCGACCCGGCGGCGCTGGGGGATTCGCTCTACGAACATCTCGACCGTTTCGGCGTTCGTCCGGTCCGCGCTATTCAGCGCATACGGGCGGCCAATATCGCCGAGGACGATGCATCGCGTCTCCAGGTTCCGGTCGGCTCGGCCGGGTTGCATATCGAGCGCATCTCTTACCTGGCCACCGGCCGGGTGATCGAATTCACCCGCTCCATCTATCGGGGCGATACCTACGACTTCGTCGCCGAACTTCGGCTCGGCGACCCCAGTGCCGGAGCAAAATCATGA